The Microbacter sp. GSS18 genome has a segment encoding these proteins:
- a CDS encoding LysR family transcriptional regulator, translated as MTNKLTLRQLQHVIVLSESQSLREAAATLGITESALGSSISQVEKHVGRPVCVRKRAVGMTMTSAGRRLAEGARDILTRLSDLEDEVSGAPGTLSGTVRCGVSAVLVAELAVELAAVARDDLPGVKLEIRAGLRADLSAGLESGALDIAVMFLADETDTFAYTSISSVPLVLARSAQGSGETRAPLEEALKQPFVLVDSVLGRTIAGRVFDGAGSRPPLTRRAPSLDVALAMVSAGAGFGLFPDIRGLRTAAADRVQLTHLGPPFEPVQIVAAWSHEKGLSAGGEAVRDLLVGIGRQQSSDVAPRSSTMI; from the coding sequence ATGACCAACAAGCTCACTTTGCGGCAGCTTCAGCACGTCATCGTGTTGTCCGAGTCGCAGTCCCTCCGTGAAGCTGCCGCGACTCTCGGAATCACCGAGTCTGCGCTCGGCTCGTCCATCAGCCAAGTCGAGAAGCATGTCGGACGTCCCGTGTGTGTTCGCAAGCGTGCCGTGGGCATGACCATGACATCGGCGGGCCGACGTCTTGCCGAAGGTGCGCGAGACATCCTCACGCGGCTCTCAGACCTCGAAGACGAGGTCTCCGGTGCGCCGGGAACGTTGAGCGGCACCGTGCGATGTGGGGTCTCCGCGGTGCTGGTGGCAGAACTCGCGGTCGAGCTGGCTGCCGTTGCGCGAGATGATCTCCCCGGTGTCAAGCTCGAGATCCGCGCCGGATTGCGGGCCGACCTGTCGGCGGGTCTCGAGTCGGGCGCACTGGACATCGCCGTGATGTTCCTCGCCGACGAGACGGATACGTTCGCCTACACCTCGATTTCGAGTGTTCCCCTCGTGTTGGCCAGAAGTGCTCAGGGCTCAGGCGAGACCCGCGCGCCCCTCGAGGAAGCCCTGAAGCAGCCGTTCGTTCTCGTCGACAGTGTCCTCGGACGCACGATCGCGGGCCGCGTGTTCGACGGTGCCGGCTCACGACCGCCGCTGACTCGGCGAGCCCCCTCTCTCGACGTGGCGCTGGCAATGGTGTCGGCGGGGGCGGGATTCGGGTTGTTCCCCGACATCCGGGGACTTCGAACGGCCGCGGCCGATCGGGTGCAGCTGACTCATCTGGGCCCCCCTTTCGAGCCCGTGCAGATCGTGGCCGCGTGGTCGCACGAGAAGGGGCTCTCGGCCGGCGGCGAGGCTGTCCGCGATCTCCTCGTCGGGATCGGGCGGCAGCAGTCCAGCGATGTCGCCCCTCGGTCAAGTACTATGATCTGA
- a CDS encoding IclR family transcriptional regulator C-terminal domain-containing protein: protein MARGSQGQSVLHRHLRVMDAFDALNPFLTLAQITQRSGLAHSTAQRIVRELEGERLLERMPDRTYRLGLRLWEFASRTPGGAGLRELARPWVAAVHARVRQHAQLGVRSGHEILFIERMSTPDAVVNSTIIGGRMPLPVSSLGLVLLAYAGDDVIDAVVDEGWPAPTRFALRDEDSLRARLRRVRADGFAVTDGFIYEESRGIAVPVLASQNTPTPHWGSWSPMTPPTPDRSSSCSRWLQRGSRTRCGTRTSPRGVHGPPVGCRASRC, encoded by the coding sequence ATGGCGCGGGGATCGCAGGGCCAGTCCGTCCTCCACCGGCATCTGCGGGTGATGGATGCGTTCGATGCGCTGAATCCCTTCCTCACCCTGGCGCAGATCACGCAGCGCTCCGGGCTCGCTCACTCGACCGCGCAGCGGATCGTCCGAGAGCTCGAAGGCGAACGGCTTCTCGAGCGCATGCCCGACCGCACGTACCGGCTCGGGTTGCGGCTGTGGGAGTTCGCCTCGCGCACGCCCGGCGGAGCGGGCCTGCGCGAACTCGCGCGCCCGTGGGTCGCCGCCGTCCACGCGCGGGTCCGCCAGCATGCGCAGCTGGGGGTTCGGAGCGGGCACGAGATCCTGTTCATCGAGCGCATGTCGACACCGGATGCCGTGGTCAACTCGACGATCATCGGAGGCCGGATGCCGCTGCCGGTGAGTTCGCTGGGCCTGGTGCTGCTCGCCTACGCCGGGGACGATGTCATCGACGCAGTGGTCGACGAAGGGTGGCCGGCGCCGACGAGATTCGCGCTGCGCGATGAAGACAGCCTGCGCGCACGCCTGCGGCGGGTGCGGGCGGACGGATTCGCCGTGACCGACGGCTTCATCTACGAGGAGTCCCGCGGCATCGCGGTCCCGGTGCTCGCGTCGCAGAACACGCCTACGCCGCATTGGGGGTCGTGGTCCCCAATGACGCCGCCGACCCCAGACCGATCATCGAGCTGCTCACGGTGGCTGCAGCGGGGCTCGCGAACGCGCTGCGGGACTCGTACCTCCCCGAGGGGGGTGCACGGTCCCCCGGTGGGATGCAGAGCCAGCCGTTGCTGA
- a CDS encoding PDR/VanB family oxidoreductase, whose translation MSTPTVSAHVTDHAAQAASDSLTVVARTEVAGGVVEYRLQHSDGGRLPDWAPGAHIDVILADGTTRQYSLCGDRWDAETYTIAVQREAEGRGGSISLHDQVFAGDEVGFGGPRNNFRLAPAEEYLFVAGGIGITPLLPMIRAAELVGAEWRLLYLGRTRPRMAYVDELAAYEGRVEVHCADERGRVDLDAWRPTDPRVRVYACGPERLMHAITEWGAVGGGWAPKVERFTASAAAAAPERPFEVVATRTGATVTVERGESIVAALRRVGIGVITSCSQGVCGTCETDVVEGEPDHRDALLDDDERAASRSLYPCVSRCRGERLALDL comes from the coding sequence ATGTCCACCCCAACTGTTTCTGCACACGTCACGGACCACGCAGCTCAGGCGGCGAGCGATTCACTCACGGTCGTCGCTCGGACCGAGGTCGCCGGCGGCGTCGTCGAGTACCGACTGCAGCACTCGGACGGCGGGCGACTGCCGGACTGGGCGCCGGGCGCCCACATCGACGTCATCCTGGCCGACGGCACCACACGCCAGTACTCGCTGTGCGGAGATCGCTGGGATGCCGAGACCTACACGATCGCCGTGCAGCGCGAAGCCGAGGGCCGAGGCGGCTCGATCAGCCTGCACGACCAGGTGTTCGCGGGCGACGAGGTGGGTTTCGGCGGCCCGCGCAACAACTTCCGCCTCGCGCCGGCCGAGGAGTACCTCTTCGTCGCCGGGGGCATCGGCATCACGCCGCTGCTCCCGATGATCCGCGCCGCCGAGCTGGTCGGCGCCGAGTGGCGGCTGCTGTACCTGGGCCGCACGCGGCCCCGCATGGCCTACGTCGACGAACTCGCCGCCTACGAAGGCCGTGTCGAGGTGCACTGCGCAGACGAGCGCGGTCGTGTCGACCTCGACGCCTGGCGCCCCACCGATCCCCGCGTGCGCGTGTACGCGTGCGGCCCCGAACGGCTCATGCACGCGATCACGGAGTGGGGCGCGGTCGGGGGAGGCTGGGCGCCCAAGGTCGAGCGCTTCACGGCATCCGCCGCCGCCGCCGCACCCGAGCGGCCGTTCGAAGTCGTCGCGACGCGCACGGGCGCCACCGTGACCGTCGAACGCGGCGAGAGCATCGTCGCCGCACTCCGCCGCGTCGGCATCGGCGTGATCACCTCCTGCTCGCAGGGCGTGTGCGGCACGTGCGAGACCGACGTCGTGGAGGGCGAGCCCGACCACCGCGACGCCCTGCTCGACGACGACGAGCGCGCGGCGTCCCGATCGCTGTACCCGTGCGTCTCACGCTGCCGCGGCGAGCGCCTCGCCCTCGACCTCTGA
- a CDS encoding cytochrome P450, translating to MSAITDTALPVSALDPFSDEFLADPLPFLEELRELGPVFRLEKYDVHGIARYAEVHRALTDWQSLQSGAGVGLSDFNKEKPWRPPSLLLEADPPRHDAPRAVLTRVLSPRRLRDLSAEWQADAVLLVEALLARGREFDAVTDLAEVFPLRVFPDAVGLGEEGREHLLPYGDYAFNAFGPQNARVTDAAAHIAPRLEWVARQCLRENLAETGFGAQIWEAADNGEITSAQAPLIVRSLLTAGVDTTVTGIASLLQALANNPESWRRLRDDRSLLPRAFEEAVRVDSPVQTFFRTTTTDTVIADVVVPAGRKVLMFLGGANHDPRRWENPAEFDLDRDPSGHVGFGMGIHQCVGQHVARAEALAVINALLDRVGSLEQTGPGRRHLNNTLRGWESIPVRVR from the coding sequence ATGTCCGCCATCACCGACACCGCGCTGCCCGTCTCGGCGCTCGACCCGTTCAGCGACGAGTTCCTGGCCGACCCCCTCCCGTTCCTCGAGGAGCTGCGTGAGCTCGGGCCGGTCTTCCGGCTCGAGAAGTACGACGTCCATGGCATCGCCCGTTACGCCGAGGTGCACCGCGCCCTCACCGACTGGCAGTCGCTGCAGTCAGGGGCCGGGGTCGGGCTCTCCGACTTCAACAAGGAGAAGCCGTGGCGCCCGCCGAGCCTTCTCCTCGAGGCGGACCCGCCGCGCCACGACGCGCCGCGCGCCGTGCTGACCCGGGTGCTCTCGCCTCGACGCCTGCGCGACCTGTCGGCCGAGTGGCAGGCCGACGCGGTCCTGCTCGTCGAGGCGCTCCTCGCCCGAGGGCGCGAGTTCGATGCCGTCACCGATCTTGCCGAGGTGTTTCCGCTGCGCGTGTTCCCGGACGCCGTCGGCCTGGGCGAAGAGGGTCGTGAGCACCTGCTGCCCTACGGCGACTATGCGTTCAACGCGTTCGGGCCGCAGAACGCGCGCGTCACGGACGCGGCCGCGCACATCGCGCCGCGGTTGGAGTGGGTGGCGCGGCAGTGCCTGCGCGAGAACCTGGCGGAGACCGGCTTCGGCGCCCAGATCTGGGAAGCCGCGGACAATGGCGAGATCACCTCGGCGCAGGCCCCGCTGATCGTGCGGTCGCTGCTGACGGCGGGCGTCGATACGACCGTGACCGGCATCGCCTCGCTGCTCCAGGCGCTTGCGAACAACCCTGAATCATGGCGCCGCCTGCGCGACGACCGATCGCTCCTCCCCCGCGCGTTCGAGGAGGCCGTGCGGGTCGACTCGCCCGTGCAGACGTTCTTCCGCACCACGACCACCGACACCGTGATCGCCGACGTCGTCGTCCCCGCCGGACGCAAGGTGCTCATGTTCCTCGGCGGCGCCAACCACGACCCCAGGCGGTGGGAGAACCCGGCCGAGTTCGACCTCGACCGCGACCCCTCCGGCCATGTCGGCTTCGGCATGGGGATCCATCAGTGCGTCGGGCAGCACGTCGCGCGCGCCGAGGCGCTCGCGGTGATCAACGCCCTGCTGGACCGTGTCGGGTCGCTCGAGCAGACCGGCCCCGGCCGCCGCCACCTCAACAACACCCTCCGCGGGTGGGAGAGCATCCCGGTTCGGGTGCGCTGA
- the purU gene encoding formyltetrahydrofolate deformylase, translated as MPIHHESLKDHACLTVHGPDQAGLVAAVTALVTRNKGNIVTLDQYSSNPEGGDFFQRVVFHRPDLSAAMPDIEADVAKTLKPFGMQFTLTDQSIPKRMAILVSTSDHCLLELLWRHRRGELPVTIPMVISNHTNTAEDVRTFGIPFFHVPSQGPDKSEAEAKILELVKDNVDFIVLARYMQIISEDFLDNVGVPVINIHHSFLPAFIGAAPYRKARERGVKLIGATSHYVTKDLDEGPIIEQDVARVNHAMTAGDMQARGAYVERAVLSRAVQWHAQDRVIRHGNHTIVFTDRP; from the coding sequence ATGCCGATCCATCACGAGTCCCTGAAGGACCACGCCTGCCTGACCGTCCACGGCCCCGACCAGGCGGGCCTGGTCGCCGCGGTCACCGCACTGGTCACCCGCAACAAGGGCAACATCGTCACCCTGGACCAGTACTCCTCGAACCCCGAGGGCGGCGACTTCTTCCAGCGGGTCGTGTTCCACCGCCCCGACCTGTCCGCCGCGATGCCCGACATCGAAGCCGATGTCGCGAAGACCCTGAAGCCGTTCGGGATGCAGTTCACGCTGACCGACCAGTCCATCCCGAAGCGGATGGCCATCCTGGTCTCCACCAGCGACCACTGCCTGCTCGAGCTGCTGTGGCGTCACCGGCGCGGCGAGCTGCCCGTGACGATCCCGATGGTGATCTCCAACCACACCAACACCGCCGAGGACGTCCGCACGTTCGGGATCCCGTTCTTCCACGTCCCCAGCCAGGGGCCGGACAAGTCCGAGGCCGAGGCGAAGATCCTCGAGCTCGTGAAGGACAACGTCGACTTCATCGTCCTCGCCCGCTACATGCAGATCATCAGCGAGGACTTCCTCGACAACGTCGGCGTCCCGGTGATCAACATCCACCACTCGTTCCTTCCCGCCTTCATCGGCGCAGCCCCCTACCGCAAGGCCAGGGAGCGGGGAGTGAAGCTCATCGGCGCGACCTCGCACTACGTCACGAAGGACCTCGACGAGGGCCCCATCATCGAGCAGGACGTCGCCCGTGTGAACCACGCGATGACCGCCGGAGACATGCAGGCCCGCGGCGCCTACGTCGAACGCGCCGTCCTCTCCCGTGCCGTGCAATGGCACGCCCAGGACCGCGTCATCCGCCACGGCAACCACACCATCGTCTTCACCGACAGACCCTGA
- a CDS encoding methylenetetrahydrofolate reductase, protein MAKTTSAAHSESAIDLVEGFSLEMTGKDVPGLQEAAHAIPAGTKINVTFLGNEDLDMRVAAAKAVKDLGFTPVPHISARRLGSQAQLEEFLGRLQEVGATEHVFAVGGDPAEPEGPYPDSLSVIRTGILQQYGVKEVSIAGYPEGHPDIATDVLWRHLEDKVASLKEQNLDCTILTQFAFDTDPVMSWIDAVRARDIDATIRIGTPGPAGIKRLINFARRFGVGANAMIVKKYGFSLTNLMGTAGPDRFVTDLSGLLAADEASGTVKLHMYTFGGLLATADWARDFVAK, encoded by the coding sequence GTGGCAAAGACGACATCGGCAGCCCATTCGGAGTCGGCCATCGACTTGGTCGAGGGCTTCTCGCTCGAGATGACGGGCAAGGATGTCCCCGGTCTGCAGGAGGCGGCGCACGCGATCCCGGCGGGGACGAAGATCAATGTGACGTTCCTCGGGAACGAGGATCTCGATATGCGTGTGGCTGCGGCCAAGGCCGTGAAGGACCTCGGGTTCACCCCGGTCCCGCATATCTCCGCGCGGCGTCTGGGCAGCCAGGCGCAGCTCGAGGAGTTCCTCGGCCGGCTGCAGGAGGTCGGCGCGACCGAGCACGTCTTCGCCGTGGGCGGTGACCCGGCCGAGCCCGAGGGCCCCTATCCCGACTCGTTGAGCGTGATCCGGACCGGGATCCTGCAGCAGTACGGCGTCAAGGAGGTCTCGATCGCCGGGTACCCCGAGGGTCACCCCGACATCGCCACCGACGTGCTGTGGCGCCACCTCGAGGACAAGGTCGCCTCGCTCAAGGAGCAGAACCTCGACTGCACGATCCTCACGCAGTTCGCGTTCGACACCGACCCGGTCATGTCGTGGATCGACGCGGTCCGCGCCCGCGACATCGACGCGACGATCCGGATCGGCACGCCCGGCCCTGCCGGCATCAAGCGGCTGATCAACTTCGCCCGCCGGTTCGGCGTCGGTGCGAACGCGATGATCGTGAAGAAGTACGGCTTCTCGCTGACCAACCTGATGGGCACCGCGGGCCCGGACCGGTTCGTGACCGACCTGTCCGGCCTGCTCGCCGCCGATGAAGCCTCCGGGACGGTGAAGCTGCACATGTACACGTTCGGCGGACTGCTCGCGACGGCCGACTGGGCGCGCGACTTCGTCGCGAAGTGA
- a CDS encoding DUF6351 family protein: MKTKRMICVASAAAIAIALGAAAPSYAEELPPQHAGGTLPDGRATWVADVPADWTGTLVLFSHGYSSNPSNPATNAPNAATAQGLLDQGYAIAGSSYERPGWTLDTAAQDQLETLEAFVGEFGEPTRVIALGQSMGGLVAGQLAESAGGLIDGAVPMCGLMSGGVQLLNYQTDGLHALAELITPGGSDLKLGGFSGFGEAAALVGALNAAVATAETTPEGRARLALASAFFQLSTSASNQSAPSKDADAIAAQQLAVLKGNIPFFVFARYDIEQTLGGNSSWNVGVDYKTLFQHTATRSVVEKLYRASGVDLREDLERLTETADLVADPAATERADEISGLDGQLEMPVLAVHTLYDTLVPAQIEEEYQETVREANNQPLLRQAYIDRVGHCAFTPAEYVAAVNAMNERLETGHWTPASTPQGLDRSAEALDLGESAYSPGLGVDEWLGDRGGVFGGPLF; encoded by the coding sequence ATGAAGACGAAGCGAATGATCTGTGTGGCCTCGGCGGCCGCAATCGCGATCGCGCTCGGTGCAGCGGCACCGAGCTATGCCGAAGAGCTGCCACCGCAGCACGCGGGTGGCACGCTCCCCGACGGGCGGGCCACGTGGGTGGCGGATGTTCCCGCGGACTGGACGGGGACCCTGGTGCTCTTCAGCCACGGCTATTCCAGCAACCCGAGCAATCCCGCGACCAACGCGCCGAACGCGGCGACTGCGCAGGGGCTGTTGGACCAGGGATACGCGATCGCCGGATCGTCCTACGAGCGCCCCGGATGGACGCTCGACACCGCTGCGCAGGATCAGCTCGAGACGCTCGAGGCGTTCGTGGGCGAGTTCGGTGAGCCGACGCGCGTGATCGCGCTCGGCCAGTCGATGGGCGGGCTGGTGGCCGGGCAGCTGGCAGAGTCGGCCGGCGGGCTCATCGACGGCGCGGTGCCGATGTGCGGGCTCATGTCGGGGGGTGTTCAGCTGCTGAACTACCAGACGGACGGTCTGCATGCTCTGGCGGAGCTGATCACACCGGGCGGATCCGACCTGAAGCTCGGGGGCTTCTCGGGATTCGGCGAGGCGGCGGCGCTCGTGGGCGCACTGAATGCCGCCGTCGCCACCGCCGAGACGACTCCCGAGGGTCGCGCCCGCCTCGCGCTGGCATCCGCGTTCTTCCAGCTGTCGACATCGGCCTCGAACCAGAGCGCCCCCTCCAAGGATGCCGACGCCATCGCCGCTCAGCAGCTCGCGGTCTTGAAGGGCAACATCCCCTTCTTCGTCTTCGCCCGCTACGACATCGAGCAGACGCTCGGCGGCAACTCGTCGTGGAACGTCGGGGTGGACTACAAGACGCTCTTCCAGCACACGGCGACGCGATCGGTCGTGGAGAAGCTCTACCGCGCGTCCGGTGTCGACCTGCGCGAGGACCTCGAGCGACTCACCGAGACCGCCGACCTGGTCGCAGATCCGGCCGCGACCGAGCGCGCAGATGAGATCTCGGGCCTCGACGGCCAGCTGGAGATGCCCGTTCTCGCCGTTCACACCCTGTACGACACCCTCGTGCCGGCCCAGATCGAGGAGGAGTATCAGGAGACGGTCCGGGAGGCGAACAACCAGCCCCTGCTGCGCCAGGCGTACATCGACCGCGTCGGCCACTGCGCGTTCACGCCCGCCGAGTACGTCGCGGCCGTGAACGCGATGAACGAGCGGCTCGAGACCGGTCATTGGACCCCGGCTTCCACGCCGCAGGGACTGGATCGAAGCGCAGAGGCGCTGGACCTGGGTGAGTCGGCCTACTCGCCCGGTCTCGGCGTCGACGAATGGCTCGGCGATCGTGGAGGGGTGTTCGGCGGTCCCCTGTTCTGA
- a CDS encoding IclR family transcriptional regulator, producing the protein MARSSAGMSSLERAVHILDTFDEGTRDQSASEIAAKAQMPLSTAHRLLGELVSVGLVERLPDRRYRIGLRLWELAVRTPGALGIREIATPYLRQAHAAIGQSLQLGILEGHEMLYLERLSAPGAVVNFIVVGGRIPFHATSSGLVMAAFMDPASRDEFLSEELKPYANAPLPGPREMTRQLTRVRQQGYATTRGYIHPDATSIAVPVHAPLGGVAAAISAIVPTKDPREAAVLEVLIPTSKAISGALQRQYRGQA; encoded by the coding sequence GTGGCCCGTTCATCGGCCGGAATGTCATCACTCGAGCGTGCGGTTCACATCCTCGACACGTTCGACGAGGGCACGCGCGATCAATCCGCGAGCGAGATCGCCGCGAAGGCCCAGATGCCGCTGTCCACCGCACACCGCCTGCTCGGGGAGCTCGTATCGGTCGGACTCGTCGAGCGGCTGCCGGACCGCCGATACCGGATCGGATTGCGGCTCTGGGAGCTCGCCGTCCGGACGCCTGGCGCGCTCGGAATCCGCGAGATCGCCACACCGTATCTGCGACAAGCGCATGCCGCGATCGGGCAGAGTCTGCAGCTGGGGATTCTGGAGGGCCACGAGATGCTGTATCTCGAGCGCCTCTCGGCCCCGGGCGCCGTCGTGAACTTCATCGTCGTCGGCGGCAGGATTCCCTTCCATGCGACCTCCAGCGGGCTCGTCATGGCCGCCTTCATGGACCCCGCCTCCAGAGACGAGTTCCTCAGCGAAGAACTGAAGCCGTACGCGAACGCGCCGCTACCCGGGCCGCGCGAGATGACCCGGCAGCTCACTCGCGTCCGGCAGCAGGGCTACGCCACCACGCGAGGGTACATCCACCCGGACGCCACCTCCATCGCCGTGCCCGTCCACGCGCCTCTCGGCGGTGTCGCTGCGGCGATCTCGGCGATCGTGCCGACCAAGGACCCACGCGAGGCGGCAGTCCTCGAAGTCCTGATCCCGACGTCCAAGGCGATCAGCGGCGCGCTTCAGCGGCAGTACCGCGGGCAGGCGTAG
- the menE gene encoding o-succinylbenzoate--CoA ligase: MSERVEDDDTSMMTIPGGRYAMVPTGHAMIPDGLGNWIRRRAVKSRDFPAIEFRDQTLTYAELSRRIDSLAAALVSRGISRGDRVAYLGGNHPSFIEAMFATTLLGAIFVPLNTRLAIPELEFQLDDSGATMLISTAELEHLAAASSTGLDIRRLVVSDPSVEGQEGRPRWVEDYDEAIRDAGELRIAEPMEYPPRVEGIDTTPVTMDDPAVILYTSGTTGHPKGAVLTHGNLTWNALCVIVDYDVVSDSRWILISPLFHVASLGMGLLPTLLKGATLLLQERFVPAEALEAIERLRATHISGVPTTYQMMMEDPRWAESDISTLRTLTCGGSPVPRKVIDAYAERGLAFSGGYGMTEAAPGVAMIPPWEAEAKVGSSGAQMFFVRFRIRAIETGEIVGAGEVGEIETTGPNITPGYWNRPDASDDAFTEDGWFKTGDIGVADEDGFLTIVDRAKDMIISGGENVYSAEVEQAIAAIPAVAGVAVIGVPDDRWGEVPHAIVTLMPGAELTAAEMVDFLTNRLARYKIPKTLEIVAELPRTASGKVQKHQLRLARVQ; this comes from the coding sequence GTGTCTGAGCGCGTCGAGGACGACGACACGTCGATGATGACGATCCCTGGAGGCAGATACGCGATGGTTCCCACCGGACACGCAATGATTCCCGATGGACTGGGCAACTGGATCCGCCGTCGTGCGGTGAAGTCGCGCGACTTCCCCGCGATCGAGTTTCGAGACCAGACTCTCACCTACGCCGAGCTCTCCCGCCGGATCGACAGTCTCGCGGCTGCTCTGGTGTCGCGCGGGATATCGCGTGGCGACCGGGTCGCCTACCTCGGCGGGAACCACCCCTCGTTCATCGAAGCGATGTTCGCGACGACGCTGCTCGGGGCGATCTTCGTGCCGTTGAACACGCGGCTCGCCATTCCCGAGCTGGAGTTCCAGCTCGACGACTCGGGCGCCACGATGCTCATCAGCACGGCCGAGCTCGAACACCTCGCCGCCGCTTCGTCGACCGGTCTCGACATCCGGCGGCTCGTCGTCAGCGATCCTTCGGTGGAGGGCCAGGAGGGGCGTCCACGGTGGGTCGAAGACTACGACGAGGCGATCCGCGACGCCGGCGAGCTGCGGATCGCGGAGCCGATGGAGTACCCGCCTCGCGTCGAAGGAATCGACACGACCCCCGTGACCATGGATGATCCGGCAGTTATTCTGTACACGTCAGGAACGACAGGTCATCCGAAGGGCGCCGTGCTGACCCACGGGAATCTCACGTGGAATGCGCTGTGCGTGATCGTCGACTACGACGTCGTGAGCGACTCCCGGTGGATTCTCATCTCACCTCTCTTCCACGTCGCATCCTTGGGGATGGGCCTTCTGCCGACACTTCTCAAGGGCGCCACCCTGCTGCTGCAGGAGCGCTTCGTGCCGGCTGAGGCTCTCGAGGCCATCGAGCGCCTCCGCGCGACGCACATCTCCGGTGTGCCGACGACATACCAGATGATGATGGAGGACCCTCGCTGGGCCGAGAGCGACATCTCGACCCTGCGGACACTCACCTGCGGTGGCTCTCCGGTGCCGCGCAAGGTGATCGACGCGTACGCGGAGCGCGGACTGGCCTTCTCGGGCGGCTACGGCATGACCGAGGCAGCGCCCGGCGTCGCCATGATCCCGCCGTGGGAGGCCGAGGCGAAGGTGGGATCGTCGGGTGCGCAGATGTTCTTCGTCCGCTTCCGCATCCGCGCGATCGAGACCGGCGAGATCGTCGGGGCAGGAGAGGTGGGCGAGATCGAGACCACCGGCCCCAACATCACCCCCGGCTACTGGAACCGGCCAGACGCGAGCGATGACGCGTTCACCGAAGACGGCTGGTTCAAGACGGGCGATATCGGGGTCGCCGATGAGGACGGGTTCCTCACGATCGTCGACCGGGCGAAGGACATGATCATCTCCGGCGGCGAGAACGTGTACTCCGCGGAAGTCGAGCAGGCGATCGCCGCGATCCCGGCTGTCGCCGGCGTGGCCGTGATCGGAGTCCCGGACGATCGATGGGGTGAGGTGCCTCACGCGATCGTAACGCTGATGCCCGGCGCAGAACTGACGGCCGCCGAGATGGTCGACTTCCTCACGAATCGCCTGGCTCGGTACAAGATCCCGAAGACGCTCGAGATCGTCGCCGAGCTGCCTCGGACCGCCTCGGGAAAGGTGCAGAAGCACCAGCTGCGGCTGGCGCGTGTCCAATGA
- a CDS encoding acyl-CoA thioesterase, with the protein MLTNTLTRRVEWGDCDPAGIVFNPQFFRWFDHGTTMLYEAAGWPKPEMLAHFDAAGCPLVQTQAEFRAPCRYGDDVEITTEIVRVGAKSFEIRHTLTHDGVVCVEGTETRVWTVKDPERGIKSAPIPEELAARFRG; encoded by the coding sequence ATGCTCACCAACACACTCACCCGCCGCGTCGAGTGGGGGGACTGCGACCCTGCCGGGATCGTGTTCAACCCGCAGTTCTTCCGCTGGTTCGATCACGGCACGACCATGCTGTACGAGGCAGCGGGATGGCCGAAGCCCGAGATGCTCGCCCACTTCGATGCCGCCGGATGCCCGCTCGTACAGACGCAGGCCGAGTTCCGAGCCCCGTGCCGGTACGGCGACGACGTCGAGATCACGACCGAGATCGTGCGGGTCGGAGCGAAGAGCTTCGAGATCCGCCACACCCTGACGCACGACGGCGTCGTCTGTGTGGAGGGGACCGAAACCAGGGTCTGGACCGTGAAGGACCCCGAGCGTGGGATCAAGAGCGCTCCGATTCCCGAGGAGCTCGCCGCCCGATTCCGGGGCTGA